From a region of the Candidatus Brocadia sp. genome:
- the trkA gene encoding Trk system potassium transporter TrkA produces the protein MKILIIGAGAVGFNLAKQLSKEGHDISVIEKSHELVKRISEKLDVSVVSGSASSLAVLGEAGIKDTDMVLAVTNSDEINMVVCMIAHHYGVKTKIARIRSPEFSDEQPVMHQNGFHIDHVVNPEKITVDSILNIIGTPGATYVADFTEGDILLRGFNVPDDAPIAGKKLSELKEVESTDSFLIVAIQRNDEMVIPTGETKILPHDTIFVLVAKAALPYFLPMVNRRADEVEKVVIYGVNRASIELAKKLEAQKIQVTMIESDSEKTQQAATVLDKTVILQGNALDIDLLKEASIDIADFFVAVSENEQANILSALLAKRLGAKKAIVLTVDPAFVPIINSLGMDTVINPRLITVGSILQHIRRGHTLSVVKFQQSDAEAIELVAVEGSKIVGKPLREIPFPQGSILGAIVREGAMQIPAGNTIINPDERVIVFALPHAVEKVQSLFISKKDRT, from the coding sequence ATGAAAATACTTATTATTGGTGCGGGTGCCGTTGGTTTTAATCTGGCAAAGCAACTATCAAAAGAGGGGCACGACATCTCCGTTATCGAAAAAAGCCATGAACTCGTAAAACGGATTAGTGAAAAGCTGGACGTTTCTGTTGTGTCAGGAAGCGCCAGTTCTCTCGCAGTCCTGGGAGAAGCGGGGATAAAAGACACCGATATGGTGCTGGCGGTTACCAACAGTGATGAGATTAATATGGTGGTATGTATGATCGCCCACCATTATGGTGTCAAAACCAAAATTGCCAGGATAAGAAGTCCGGAGTTTAGCGATGAGCAACCGGTCATGCATCAAAACGGATTCCACATAGATCACGTGGTAAATCCGGAAAAGATAACGGTGGATTCCATCCTGAATATCATTGGGACGCCGGGGGCCACCTATGTAGCCGATTTTACTGAGGGCGATATCCTTTTGCGGGGGTTCAACGTGCCAGACGACGCCCCCATCGCAGGGAAAAAACTCTCTGAATTAAAGGAAGTCGAATCTACCGATTCATTTCTCATCGTTGCCATCCAGCGAAACGATGAAATGGTTATTCCGACGGGTGAAACCAAGATACTGCCGCACGACACCATTTTTGTGCTCGTTGCAAAAGCGGCATTGCCATATTTTCTGCCGATGGTCAATCGGCGCGCAGACGAAGTAGAAAAGGTCGTTATCTACGGCGTAAATCGTGCGAGTATTGAGCTGGCGAAAAAACTGGAGGCACAAAAAATTCAGGTGACCATGATAGAATCCGATAGTGAAAAAACCCAGCAGGCCGCAACGGTGCTTGATAAAACGGTCATCCTGCAGGGAAACGCCCTTGACATCGATCTCCTGAAGGAAGCATCCATCGACATCGCCGATTTTTTCGTGGCAGTGTCAGAGAACGAACAGGCCAATATCCTCTCTGCATTGTTAGCCAAGAGACTTGGCGCAAAGAAGGCCATCGTGCTCACGGTAGACCCGGCATTTGTGCCTATTATCAATTCATTAGGCATGGATACCGTAATTAATCCACGTCTCATTACGGTGGGTTCTATATTACAGCATATCCGGCGCGGGCACACGCTTTCCGTAGTAAAATTTCAGCAAAGTGATGCTGAGGCCATAGAGCTGGTAGCTGTGGAAGGTTCAAAGATCGTGGGTAAACCCCTCCGCGAAATACCCTTTCCTCAAGGTTCAATCCTGGGCGCCATTGTACGCGAAGGCGCCATGCAGATACCTGCAGGCAATACCATCATTAACCCTGATGAGAGGGTCATCGTCTTTGCCCTGCCCCATGCCGTAGAAAAGGTTCAATCCCTTTTCATCAGCAAGAAAGACCGAACATAA
- a CDS encoding HEAT repeat domain-containing protein, whose amino-acid sequence MQKRQNLIVRLFLALISLSSAAGCAAITEKIAIERVQLKTAVELRRKLDEWTEQLHSHDPTIRSSAAVSLLGLNLLNAQEPLIRILKDTKEREDVKISVIRAFGFTRDDRATDVLISLLESDSAAIQDAVVETLGELKTTNSVLMMSEAMLDPQRPLNVKMLLAKALGNTNDRDAIEPLIGMLAADDPGLREIAKRSLEKITKLSSGNDPIWWNKWWELNKTKTREQWLEDLVVKQEEHEKQLESEIKQVKLEVAQKSIKLLEARPDTTDPKPLIEALKSDYPEVKIFAAKELVKLKDPSVIDVLIQAISDTSEEVRAEAIQALGEIGDERAVKPLVHALDDESLNVREKAAKSLGKLGKREAGDALISALSKNTDLSIVCALIEALGQIGDPRAVEPLLMFLTHKESQIREYTAAALGKLRDSRAVDALIAALNDEQERVRWYAADSLGKIGNPVCVDSLIKLLSDTSARVRESAVTALGQIGNVQAIESLIKALQDSDKRVAEQAAESLVSIKKMNFDSMDKVTTTFYASKDYKRAEYLLERQIAEYSNQPELQEKVSQAKIKLAKTLLALRDWQKALGLYEEIVKQFPNDDTIKPELIQCLKETKQYDRALEWCATWVKENPENKPWCWQSRLDIAKTLFAQERYEKVKSLIDDLKAEDPNLGGEPLKASFQELNNRSSESLVRPDKVSQKAEPEEMSNRQNTK is encoded by the coding sequence ATGCAAAAACGACAAAATTTGATTGTGCGCTTATTCCTTGCGCTGATAAGTCTGTCTTCGGCGGCAGGATGTGCTGCAATTACAGAAAAAATTGCAATCGAGCGGGTACAGCTAAAGACCGCCGTCGAACTTCGGCGAAAATTAGATGAGTGGACAGAGCAGTTGCATTCCCATGATCCCACCATCCGAAGTTCGGCGGCTGTTTCTTTGTTGGGCCTTAATCTGCTCAATGCACAGGAGCCTCTGATAAGAATATTAAAAGATACTAAGGAACGCGAGGACGTTAAGATCTCCGTTATCAGGGCATTTGGATTTACCAGGGACGATCGCGCAACGGACGTCCTGATATCTCTCCTGGAGAGCGATTCGGCTGCAATACAGGATGCCGTGGTTGAAACCCTGGGAGAATTGAAGACGACGAATTCCGTTCTGATGATGTCGGAGGCAATGCTGGATCCACAGCGGCCACTCAATGTGAAGATGTTATTGGCAAAGGCGCTGGGAAATACGAACGATCGGGATGCCATAGAACCTTTGATTGGAATGCTTGCGGCCGACGACCCCGGGTTGCGTGAAATTGCGAAAAGATCTCTGGAAAAGATCACGAAACTGTCGAGCGGCAATGATCCCATTTGGTGGAATAAATGGTGGGAACTGAATAAGACAAAAACCCGTGAGCAATGGCTCGAGGATCTCGTCGTTAAGCAGGAAGAACATGAGAAGCAACTGGAATCAGAAATCAAACAAGTAAAACTGGAAGTAGCTCAAAAGTCGATCAAGCTGCTTGAGGCACGGCCAGACACAACAGACCCGAAACCTCTAATTGAAGCCCTCAAGAGCGACTATCCTGAGGTGAAGATATTTGCAGCAAAAGAACTGGTAAAACTCAAAGACCCGTCAGTCATCGATGTGTTAATTCAGGCGATTTCAGATACGTCAGAAGAGGTTCGCGCCGAGGCAATTCAGGCATTAGGAGAGATTGGTGATGAAAGGGCTGTGAAACCTCTGGTTCACGCCCTGGACGACGAAAGCCTTAACGTCAGAGAAAAAGCGGCGAAATCACTGGGAAAACTGGGGAAACGAGAAGCAGGAGATGCGTTAATTTCAGCGCTCAGTAAAAATACCGATCTATCCATTGTCTGCGCCTTGATAGAAGCGCTGGGCCAAATTGGAGATCCGCGGGCAGTTGAACCCCTGCTCATGTTTTTAACCCATAAAGAATCGCAGATACGGGAATATACGGCAGCGGCACTGGGAAAACTCCGCGACAGCAGGGCAGTAGACGCTTTGATTGCCGCACTGAATGACGAACAGGAACGGGTACGCTGGTATGCCGCCGATAGTCTGGGCAAGATTGGAAATCCCGTTTGTGTTGATTCCCTCATAAAACTTCTTTCCGACACCAGCGCACGGGTGAGGGAATCTGCCGTGACAGCGCTGGGACAAATCGGGAATGTGCAGGCAATAGAATCTTTGATAAAGGCGCTGCAGGATAGTGATAAGCGTGTTGCGGAACAGGCTGCGGAATCTCTGGTCAGTATTAAGAAAATGAATTTTGATAGCATGGATAAGGTGACAACGACCTTTTATGCCAGCAAAGATTACAAAAGGGCAGAATATCTCCTCGAAAGGCAAATTGCTGAATATTCAAACCAGCCGGAGCTTCAGGAGAAGGTTTCACAAGCGAAGATTAAACTGGCGAAAACGCTGCTCGCCTTACGGGATTGGCAAAAGGCTTTGGGTCTTTACGAGGAAATAGTAAAGCAATTTCCGAATGACGACACTATAAAACCGGAACTCATTCAATGCTTAAAAGAGACAAAACAATATGACCGTGCATTAGAATGGTGCGCAACCTGGGTTAAAGAAAATCCGGAAAACAAACCATGGTGCTGGCAGAGTCGCTTGGACATAGCCAAAACACTGTTCGCGCAGGAACGGTATGAAAAGGTAAAGAGCCTTATCGATGATCTAAAGGCAGAGGATCCGAATCTGGGCGGAGAACCCCTTAAGGCTTCCTTTCAGGAATTGAATAATCGGAGTTCAGAGAGTCTCGTTCGGCCGGATAAGGTAAGCCAGAAGGCGGAACCGGAAGAAATGTCCAATCGTCAGAACACGAAATAA
- a CDS encoding type 1 glutamine amidotransferase, translating into MVLFIKHIDIEGPGTIADFLDDNALPYTVVDLSQGDKVPKWAKAFRTVICLGGPMNVYEEEEYRFLKDEDILLKRIVEEEVPFLGICLGAQLIAKATGARVTKNPEKEIGWHKIVLSDHGLKDDLFKDLPEVFKVFQWHGDTFGIPSGGKRLAFSELCQNQALQCGRNIYGIQFHVEVTKDMIVRWADAYTKELESLKGIVSDKQKMLDDYATLEKSYTRQAEQFYVNFFTAAGLLKKKFFSFRP; encoded by the coding sequence GTGGTTTTATTCATAAAACATATTGATATTGAAGGGCCCGGCACGATTGCTGATTTCCTGGATGATAACGCGTTGCCGTATACCGTTGTTGATCTCTCCCAGGGGGACAAAGTGCCGAAATGGGCAAAGGCTTTTCGGACGGTTATTTGTCTCGGCGGCCCCATGAACGTGTATGAAGAAGAGGAATACCGTTTCCTGAAAGACGAGGATATCCTGCTCAAAAGAATCGTTGAAGAGGAAGTCCCTTTTCTCGGGATCTGCCTGGGCGCCCAATTGATTGCAAAAGCAACCGGCGCCCGGGTAACAAAAAATCCTGAAAAAGAGATTGGTTGGCACAAGATCGTTCTCAGCGATCATGGACTCAAGGATGACCTCTTCAAAGACCTTCCGGAAGTTTTTAAGGTATTTCAATGGCATGGAGACACCTTTGGTATACCGTCCGGCGGGAAACGATTGGCGTTCTCCGAACTCTGCCAGAATCAGGCGTTACAATGCGGCCGGAATATTTACGGCATCCAGTTTCACGTGGAAGTGACAAAGGACATGATTGTCCGGTGGGCTGACGCTTACACGAAAGAACTCGAATCCCTCAAAGGGATTGTCTCCGACAAACAAAAGATGCTGGACGATTATGCTACCCTGGAAAAATCCTATACGAGGCAGGCGGAACAGTTTTATGTCAATTTTTTTACGGCGGCAGGTTTGTTGAAAAAAAAGTTTTTTTCCTTTCGCCCATGA
- the recQ gene encoding DNA helicase RecQ: MYDLLQKYFGYTSFYPLQEDIIKEVLAQRDVFVLMPTGSGKSLCYQLPALLFTGVTIVISPLIALMKDQVDGLLANGIPAAYINSSLSYHEVDARRQQLLKNELKILYVAPERLLMSEFLEFLRGLKVCLFAIDESHCISEWGHDFRPEYRQLKVLKEKFPHVPVMALTATATQVVQDDIIRQLNLSRNKVFKASFNRKNLYYQIKPKHDPFHQILQYLNGRRTDSGIIYCQSRKAVETLASGLQAKGYRALPYHAGLTAEVRTEHQERFIRDDVEIIVATIAFGMGIHKPGVRYVIHYDLPKSIEGYYQETGRAGRDGLPGDCVLFFSYADKFKIEHFIQQKEDENERQIAYKQLRELITYCESNVCRRRVLLAYFGEQFEEPNCGGCDVCVEPKERFDGTIAAQKILSCVYRTGERFGINYIVDVLLGARNQKLLQNRHDTLKTYGVGKEYAKVQWQSFIRELIQLGYLKLDGDEYPILKLHEKSRPVLLGDEKVSLIKPAEKIPVQKAERSDNYDHTLFERLRALRKTLADQEGVPPYIIFHDTSLKEMTVSYPQSLLDLRKISGVGDQKLVKYGKAFVEEIVNYCEENNIMPRQFCQPSAEFSAKQQKISTIQLTFDLYKQRLTIPEIAQKRGLAVSTIASHLEKLILDGEDISLDDLVTSEKQQQIRKVFAEAGMQTLSPVKEKLGEGYSYEEIRLVRAKVMVER, encoded by the coding sequence ATGTATGACTTACTGCAAAAATATTTTGGCTATACGAGCTTCTATCCGCTTCAGGAAGACATCATTAAGGAGGTGCTGGCACAGCGGGACGTCTTTGTCCTGATGCCGACGGGGAGCGGTAAATCCCTGTGCTACCAACTGCCGGCGCTTCTTTTTACCGGTGTGACAATTGTTATCTCTCCCCTGATAGCCTTGATGAAAGACCAGGTGGATGGTTTACTGGCCAATGGCATCCCGGCGGCCTATATCAATAGTTCTTTGAGTTATCATGAAGTTGATGCACGAAGGCAGCAGTTGTTGAAGAATGAGCTCAAGATCCTTTATGTCGCGCCGGAGAGGCTGCTGATGTCTGAGTTTCTCGAATTCCTGCGGGGGCTGAAGGTTTGCCTGTTTGCCATCGATGAATCGCATTGCATTTCGGAATGGGGACATGACTTCCGTCCTGAATACCGTCAGCTAAAGGTATTGAAGGAGAAATTTCCCCATGTTCCCGTTATGGCCTTGACCGCCACCGCCACGCAGGTGGTTCAGGATGATATTATCAGGCAACTGAACCTGTCTCGTAATAAGGTTTTCAAGGCAAGCTTTAACCGGAAAAACCTGTATTACCAGATAAAACCCAAACACGATCCTTTCCACCAGATCCTCCAATACCTGAATGGCCGCCGGACGGATTCGGGCATCATCTACTGCCAGAGTCGTAAGGCCGTGGAGACCCTTGCGTCGGGTTTGCAGGCAAAAGGATACCGTGCGTTGCCATACCATGCAGGCCTTACGGCTGAAGTCAGAACGGAGCATCAGGAACGGTTTATTCGTGACGACGTAGAGATTATTGTGGCAACGATTGCCTTTGGGATGGGTATCCATAAACCTGGTGTGCGGTACGTAATCCATTACGATTTACCGAAGAGCATTGAGGGATATTATCAGGAGACAGGGCGCGCCGGACGGGATGGGTTGCCAGGCGACTGTGTCCTCTTCTTTAGTTACGCCGATAAATTCAAGATAGAACACTTCATTCAGCAAAAAGAGGATGAAAATGAAAGGCAGATTGCATATAAGCAACTGAGGGAGCTGATAACGTATTGTGAAAGCAATGTCTGCAGGAGAAGGGTATTGCTTGCCTATTTTGGCGAGCAATTCGAAGAGCCGAATTGTGGTGGTTGCGATGTTTGTGTGGAACCGAAGGAACGGTTTGATGGAACGATTGCCGCGCAAAAGATATTATCCTGTGTTTACCGGACGGGCGAACGGTTTGGGATAAATTATATTGTTGACGTTTTGTTGGGCGCAAGGAATCAAAAGTTGTTGCAGAACCGGCATGACACACTGAAGACCTATGGTGTCGGGAAGGAGTATGCAAAGGTGCAGTGGCAGTCGTTTATCCGAGAATTAATACAGCTCGGATATTTAAAGTTGGACGGAGATGAATATCCCATCCTGAAACTGCACGAAAAGAGCCGTCCCGTCCTATTGGGTGATGAAAAGGTCTCTTTGATAAAACCCGCGGAGAAAATTCCCGTTCAGAAGGCCGAAAGGAGTGACAACTATGATCACACCTTGTTTGAACGTTTGAGGGCTTTGCGAAAGACGCTGGCCGATCAGGAGGGGGTGCCGCCGTATATCATTTTTCATGACACCAGCTTGAAAGAAATGACGGTCTCTTATCCGCAGAGCTTGCTCGATTTACGGAAGATAAGCGGTGTTGGAGATCAGAAATTAGTGAAGTACGGAAAGGCGTTTGTTGAAGAGATCGTCAACTACTGCGAAGAAAATAACATCATGCCAAGGCAATTCTGCCAGCCATCTGCTGAATTTTCCGCAAAACAGCAAAAAATTTCTACGATTCAACTGACATTCGACCTGTATAAACAACGCCTCACCATTCCTGAAATTGCACAAAAGAGAGGTCTGGCGGTATCCACGATTGCCTCTCATCTGGAAAAACTGATCCTGGATGGTGAAGACATTTCCCTCGACGACCTTGTTACCTCAGAAAAGCAGCAGCAGATCAGAAAGGTGTTTGCAGAAGCAGGCATGCAGACGCTCAGCCCGGTAAAAGAGAAATTAGGGGAAGGGTATTCCTATGAGGAGATAAGACTCGTCAGGGCAAAGGTGATGGTCGAAAGGTGA
- a CDS encoding IS110 family transposase, whose product MDGLQEAKYKVHLANPPEMQQYSGMKYTDDTWDSYWLAHLLRLGILPEGYIYPKEIRPVRDLLRKRTMLVRHRTAHLLSLQTMVNRNTGRKVNVNDAKRLSEEEISEQLTDKHLKMTVQADKAVIDFFHEQIERIEKVVLKEVKLRYPYEELLTVPGIGRILGITIMLETGDINRFPTVSDYSSYCRCVSSKKVSNGKKRGEGNKKDGNKYLAWAYVEAANFMRRYSEPARSWYQRKAAKTNRIVAIKALSNKISRACYFIIKDQKPFDPKKLFQ is encoded by the coding sequence GTGGACGGATTACAGGAGGCGAAATACAAAGTGCACCTGGCCAATCCTCCGGAGATGCAGCAGTATAGTGGCATGAAGTACACGGACGACACATGGGATTCTTATTGGCTGGCACATCTGCTGCGTTTGGGTATATTACCGGAAGGGTACATTTATCCGAAAGAGATAAGGCCGGTACGGGATTTATTGAGAAAGCGAACGATGTTGGTACGGCACAGGACGGCGCACCTATTAAGCCTGCAAACCATGGTGAATCGCAATACCGGAAGAAAGGTGAACGTCAACGATGCGAAGAGACTGAGCGAAGAAGAGATAAGCGAGCAGTTAACGGACAAACACCTTAAGATGACGGTGCAGGCGGACAAGGCAGTAATAGACTTTTTCCATGAACAGATAGAGAGAATTGAAAAGGTCGTACTGAAAGAGGTAAAACTACGGTATCCGTATGAAGAACTGCTCACGGTGCCGGGGATAGGCAGGATATTAGGGATAACGATCATGCTTGAGACGGGAGATATTAATCGGTTTCCCACGGTATCAGATTATTCTTCATACTGCCGGTGTGTATCGTCCAAAAAGGTATCAAACGGGAAGAAGAGAGGAGAGGGGAATAAGAAGGACGGGAATAAGTATTTGGCATGGGCGTATGTGGAAGCGGCAAATTTTATGAGGAGGTATAGTGAACCTGCCAGGAGTTGGTATCAACGCAAGGCAGCGAAGACGAACAGAATCGTGGCGATCAAGGCATTAAGCAACAAGATATCCCGGGCGTGTTATTTTATTATAAAAGACCAAAAGCCATTTGATCCGAAGAAATTATTTCAATAA
- the ltrA gene encoding group II intron reverse transcriptase/maturase, which produces MLKYHSLRDKVFSLRNLYAAFGHVKKNKGKAGLDRVSIKQFESDLENNLQAVHKELKTAIYNPAPVLRVYIPKGRHDKRPLGIPIVKDRVVQQAFRQIIEPIFEKEFSDNSFGFRPNRCCHDAIKRIEQYKQQGYRNILDADIKAFYDTIPHKLIMNSLREKIADGWVLNSIENMLKAGVMENGIVHETNQGTPQGGVISPLLANLIGDIIDKELEKAGYKFVRYADDFVVMTKTKEELPAALQYVKEIIEGKLEMKLSEDKTRLTNFKRGFRFLGYNFMGKNKGISMKSMDKLKDTVRDITKRTQGVNLQAVIDTLNPVIRGHVNYFRLGNVQTVYRSLDCWVRMRLRSFKFSRKWKTDNKRFPVHRFFKMGLLSFEREFLKARAKA; this is translated from the coding sequence ATGCTTAAGTATCATTCTTTAAGAGACAAGGTATTCAGTCTGAGAAACCTTTATGCGGCTTTTGGGCACGTAAAGAAGAATAAAGGCAAGGCTGGTCTCGACAGGGTAAGTATTAAGCAGTTTGAAAGTGACCTTGAGAATAATCTACAAGCTGTTCACAAGGAACTGAAAACCGCCATATACAACCCTGCGCCCGTCTTAAGGGTCTACATTCCCAAAGGCAGGCATGACAAGAGACCTCTTGGCATTCCCATTGTCAAGGACAGGGTAGTACAGCAGGCGTTCAGACAAATCATAGAGCCAATATTCGAGAAAGAATTCTCGGATAACAGCTTTGGATTTCGTCCAAACAGATGCTGTCATGATGCTATCAAACGGATTGAACAGTATAAGCAGCAAGGGTATCGGAACATTTTGGACGCCGATATAAAGGCGTTCTATGACACCATACCTCACAAGCTTATCATGAACTCCTTGCGTGAGAAAATCGCTGACGGATGGGTTTTGAACAGTATCGAGAACATGCTCAAGGCAGGGGTCATGGAGAACGGCATCGTGCATGAGACAAATCAAGGCACTCCGCAAGGAGGCGTCATATCTCCCTTGCTTGCAAACCTTATCGGTGACATCATCGACAAGGAGCTTGAAAAGGCAGGATATAAATTTGTCCGCTATGCCGATGACTTCGTTGTCATGACTAAAACAAAAGAAGAACTCCCTGCCGCCCTTCAGTACGTCAAAGAAATCATCGAAGGGAAACTTGAAATGAAGCTGAGCGAGGATAAAACCAGGCTCACCAACTTCAAACGAGGCTTCCGGTTTCTCGGATATAATTTCATGGGCAAGAACAAGGGTATAAGCATGAAATCCATGGACAAACTCAAGGACACCGTCAGGGACATCACCAAACGCACACAAGGCGTCAACCTGCAAGCCGTCATTGATACATTAAATCCTGTCATAAGGGGACATGTCAACTATTTTCGGCTGGGCAATGTACAAACGGTATATCGCTCGTTAGACTGCTGGGTACGCATGAGACTGAGAAGTTTCAAGTTTTCGAGAAAATGGAAAACTGACAACAAACGTTTCCCGGTACACCGATTCTTTAAGATGGGGTTACTCTCATTTGAAAGAGAATTTCTTAAGGCACGTGCAAAGGCATGA
- a CDS encoding transposase has translation MTCRGNERRAIFKDDCDKNVFLELLNDGLRTYHIILYCYVLMENHFHLLLETPLANLSEFMRWFNITYTSHYNKRHSAAQPQPNFLYESGEIASEKALAMTVTMHFDGTLHVVIASEAKQSFTHKNRYLLKGAYEKTYKKRSFYTVIL, from the coding sequence ATGACCTGCCGGGGTAACGAACGGAGGGCAATATTCAAGGATGATTGTGATAAAAACGTGTTTCTTGAGTTGTTGAATGACGGACTGAGGACGTATCATATCATCCTGTATTGTTACGTCCTCATGGAGAATCATTTCCATCTGCTCTTAGAAACACCCCTTGCCAATCTCAGTGAATTTATGAGATGGTTTAACATTACTTACACATCTCATTATAACAAAAGACATAGCGCAGCACAGCCGCAACCAAATTTCCTTTATGAAAGTGGGGAGATTGCTTCGGAAAAGGCCCTCGCAATGACAGTGACCATGCACTTTGATGGCACACTGCACGTTGTCATTGCGAGTGAAGCGAAGCAATCTTTCACTCATAAAAACCGGTACCTCCTGAAAGGGGCTTATGAAAAAACTTACAAAAAAAGAAGTTTTTATACAGTAATACTATAA
- a CDS encoding IS630 family transposase, which produces MKKNDARRLDHKTLTELRKRAVNSVQEGQSPEIVAKAIGINRVTMYGWLARYNRGGWGALDARKRGGRQPRLNAKALQWIYKTIVDKNPLQLKFTFALWTSKMIGELIYKRFGVKLSKASVCRLLARMGLTPQRPLWRAYQQRPEKVQQWLNEEYPRIKKMAQEMKAQIFFGDEAGVRSDHHAGTTWGVKGKAPIVSSTGARFGLNMISAVSAQGEFRFMVVKGCVGARQFIKFIKRLIHGSSRTVFLIVDGHPAHKARSVTKFIESIKERFRLFFLPPYSPELNPDECVWSDVKNNAIGRQIISSVVKWRPEKSPPMYSCHASKPL; this is translated from the coding sequence ATGAAAAAGAATGATGCCAGACGGTTAGATCACAAAACGCTTACCGAGTTGAGAAAGCGTGCGGTAAATAGTGTGCAAGAAGGACAAAGTCCCGAGATAGTGGCAAAAGCCATAGGTATAAACCGTGTAACCATGTACGGTTGGTTGGCGCGGTATAACCGTGGTGGATGGGGAGCCTTGGATGCCCGTAAACGGGGAGGACGCCAACCCAGGCTTAATGCCAAGGCACTGCAATGGATATACAAGACGATAGTCGATAAAAACCCTCTCCAGCTGAAATTTACCTTTGCGTTGTGGACATCAAAAATGATAGGGGAGTTGATCTATAAGCGTTTTGGTGTAAAACTGAGCAAGGCATCCGTATGCCGTCTGTTAGCCCGAATGGGACTAACACCGCAACGTCCTCTATGGCGTGCTTACCAACAAAGGCCTGAAAAAGTCCAACAGTGGTTGAATGAGGAGTATCCCAGGATCAAAAAGATGGCACAGGAGATGAAGGCACAGATATTTTTTGGTGATGAAGCAGGAGTTCGATCAGATCATCATGCAGGTACTACCTGGGGAGTGAAAGGGAAGGCTCCTATTGTGAGTAGTACCGGTGCACGTTTTGGGCTGAACATGATCTCGGCGGTGAGTGCGCAAGGCGAGTTTCGCTTTATGGTGGTGAAAGGGTGTGTCGGAGCGCGGCAGTTTATCAAGTTTATCAAGCGACTGATTCATGGTAGCAGTCGTACGGTCTTTTTGATTGTTGATGGCCATCCGGCACACAAGGCGCGTAGTGTCACCAAGTTTATTGAATCCATAAAGGAACGCTTTCGGTTATTCTTTTTGCCGCCGTATTCACCGGAGTTGAATCCTGATGAGTGCGTTTGGAGTGATGTTAAGAATAATGCAATTGGTCGGCAAATTATTAGTAGCGTTGTCAAGTGGAGACCTGAGAAAAGTCCTCCAATGTATAGTTGTCACGCATCAAAGCCGTTGTAG